One part of the Anguilla anguilla isolate fAngAng1 chromosome 11, fAngAng1.pri, whole genome shotgun sequence genome encodes these proteins:
- the znf385a gene encoding zinc finger protein 385A isoform X5 produces the protein MQLQAPGNADEKEMDPVQKAVINHTFGVPLVKTKRPVISCNVCQIRFNSESQAEAHYKGNRHARRVKGIETSKSRPQDGDKAPPVPTASPSPPRPPSSAPEAEPGKPDETSQPLPQLNGPQLAPGSLPLAAPPIPDSTLLPVCQALAPPTAPILPSSSSSPGCVTPRPDQGGPTPGPAGGPTSSPAPSPPESEEDKAKKLLYCSLCKVAVNSLSQLEAHNKGTKHKTILEARSGLGPIKAYPRLGLSLSGEPGGGAGDPNTQERTFHCEICNVRVNSELQLKQHISSRRHRDGVAGKPNPLLSRHKKHRTPDLTSTLPFSKDLTKALGAGLLPSPLAVAAAMAAAASSSPLALRAAGPAHHPHAHLLQGPPLSHALLRPAPGPIRTSHGPILFSPY, from the exons ATGCAGCTCCAGGCTCCCGGCAACGCCGATGAAAAAGAA ATGGACCCGGTTCAGAAGGCCGTGATTAACCACACCTTCGGAGTCCCGCTGGTCAAGACCAAGCGTCCCGTCATCTCCTGCAATGTCTGCCAGATCCGCTTCAACTCCGAG AGCCAGGCCGAGGCGCACTACAAGGGAAACAGACACGCCAGGCGGGTCAAGGGCATCGAGACCTCCAAGAGCCGCCCGCAGGACGGCGACAAGGCCCCGCCCGTCCCCACCGCCTCGCCCTCCCCGCCCAGACCCCCCTCATCTGCCCCAGAGGCTGAGCCTGGGAAGCCAG ATGAAACGTCACAACCCCTCCCACAACTGAATGGCCCCCAGTTGGCCCCTGGATCCCTCCCTCTGGCGGCCCCTCCCATTCCAGACTCCACCCTCCTTCCTGTTTGTCAAGCCCTAGCCCCACCCACTGCCCCCATCctgccttcctcttcctcctcccccggCTGCGTTACCCCCCGCCCTGATCAGGGAGGCCCCACCCCTGGGCCCGCTGGAGGCcccacctccagccccgcccccagtccCCCGGAGTCTGAGGAGGACAAAGCCAAGAAGCTGCTGTACTGTTCACTGTGCAAAGTGGCCGTCAACTCTCTGTCACAGCTGGAGGCTCACAACAAAG GCACCAAACACAAGACAATTCTGGAGGCCCGCAGCGGGCTGGGCCCCATTAAGGCGTACCCCCGCCTGGGCCTCAGCCTGAGCGGGGAGCCgggagggggtgcgggggaCCCCAACACTCAGGAACGCACCTTCCACTGTGAGATCTGCAACGTGAGGGTCAACTCTGAGCTGCAGCTCAAACAG cacATATCGAGTCGGAGGCACAGGGATGGGGTGGCCGGAAAGCCGAACCCTCTTCTTAGCCGGCACAAGAAGCACAGGACCCCGGACCTGACG TCCACTCTCCCCTTCTCTAAGGACCTCACCAAGGCTCTCGGCGCCGGCCTCCTGCCCAGCCCCCTGGCTGTCGCCGCGGCGATGGCAGCTGCCGCCTCCTCCAGCCCGCTGGCTCTACGCGCGGCAGGCCCTGCCCACCACCCTCACGCGCATCTATTGCAGGGCCCGCCCCTCAGCCACGCCCTCCTGAGGCCTGCTCCGGGGCCCATCCGCACATCCCACGGGCCAATCCTCTTCTCCCCGTACTGA
- the znf385a gene encoding zinc finger protein 385A isoform X4 has protein sequence MIQPHLDMKSYLQFPMETAPPPSIGLFHNFSAMDPVQKAVINHTFGVPLVKTKRPVISCNVCQIRFNSESQAEAHYKGNRHARRVKGIETSKSRPQDGDKAPPVPTASPSPPRPPSSAPEAEPGKPDETSQPLPQLNGPQLAPGSLPLAAPPIPDSTLLPVCQALAPPTAPILPSSSSSPGCVTPRPDQGGPTPGPAGGPTSSPAPSPPESEEDKAKKLLYCSLCKVAVNSLSQLEAHNKGTKHKTILEARSGLGPIKAYPRLGLSLSGEPGGGAGDPNTQERTFHCEICNVRVNSELQLKQHISSRRHRDGVAGKPNPLLSRHKKHRTPDLTSTLPFSKDLTKALGAGLLPSPLAVAAAMAAAASSSPLALRAAGPAHHPHAHLLQGPPLSHALLRPAPGPIRTSHGPILFSPY, from the exons ATGGACCCGGTTCAGAAGGCCGTGATTAACCACACCTTCGGAGTCCCGCTGGTCAAGACCAAGCGTCCCGTCATCTCCTGCAATGTCTGCCAGATCCGCTTCAACTCCGAG AGCCAGGCCGAGGCGCACTACAAGGGAAACAGACACGCCAGGCGGGTCAAGGGCATCGAGACCTCCAAGAGCCGCCCGCAGGACGGCGACAAGGCCCCGCCCGTCCCCACCGCCTCGCCCTCCCCGCCCAGACCCCCCTCATCTGCCCCAGAGGCTGAGCCTGGGAAGCCAG ATGAAACGTCACAACCCCTCCCACAACTGAATGGCCCCCAGTTGGCCCCTGGATCCCTCCCTCTGGCGGCCCCTCCCATTCCAGACTCCACCCTCCTTCCTGTTTGTCAAGCCCTAGCCCCACCCACTGCCCCCATCctgccttcctcttcctcctcccccggCTGCGTTACCCCCCGCCCTGATCAGGGAGGCCCCACCCCTGGGCCCGCTGGAGGCcccacctccagccccgcccccagtccCCCGGAGTCTGAGGAGGACAAAGCCAAGAAGCTGCTGTACTGTTCACTGTGCAAAGTGGCCGTCAACTCTCTGTCACAGCTGGAGGCTCACAACAAAG GCACCAAACACAAGACAATTCTGGAGGCCCGCAGCGGGCTGGGCCCCATTAAGGCGTACCCCCGCCTGGGCCTCAGCCTGAGCGGGGAGCCgggagggggtgcgggggaCCCCAACACTCAGGAACGCACCTTCCACTGTGAGATCTGCAACGTGAGGGTCAACTCTGAGCTGCAGCTCAAACAG cacATATCGAGTCGGAGGCACAGGGATGGGGTGGCCGGAAAGCCGAACCCTCTTCTTAGCCGGCACAAGAAGCACAGGACCCCGGACCTGACG TCCACTCTCCCCTTCTCTAAGGACCTCACCAAGGCTCTCGGCGCCGGCCTCCTGCCCAGCCCCCTGGCTGTCGCCGCGGCGATGGCAGCTGCCGCCTCCTCCAGCCCGCTGGCTCTACGCGCGGCAGGCCCTGCCCACCACCCTCACGCGCATCTATTGCAGGGCCCGCCCCTCAGCCACGCCCTCCTGAGGCCTGCTCCGGGGCCCATCCGCACATCCCACGGGCCAATCCTCTTCTCCCCGTACTGA